In Gemmatimonadota bacterium, the genomic window ACCCTGGTTGAAGGCCCGCCCGTTCTTGATTACGTAGTAGAGAAAGGCGTAGATGTTCCCGCTGGCCGGATCCAGCATGCGGCGGAAGGAATATTCGAAGTCGTGGGCCGTAACGTCCCTGCCGTCGCTCCACCGCGCGCCTTCCCGGAGATGGAAGGTCCATGTCCTTCCGTCCTCCGAAGATTCCCACCGGTCCGCCGCGGCAGGCACCAGTTCGTTGTTCTCGTCCAGCAGCACCAGCCGCTCGAAGGCGAAGTATGTGCCGTCGGCCTCGTAGGCCGCCACGCTGATGTCCAGCGTGGACGGCTCGCGGAACATGTAACGAAACCGCTGCTGTTCCGGCGGGGCCGCGTCGTCCGGCAACTGTCGGCCTATGGAATTGACCCGGGCCTGGCCGTCGGGCCGCGAGCCGTTTTCGTCGCCTGCGCAACCGTTCAGATAAAGTACCGCCACGGCCAGCAGTATGCAGGCGGAAAACACGGGCTGCAAGGGTCCGTGACGCCGCACAGGTAGGATGGCTCCGCGACGCCTCGCCGGCAGCATGCGTCCCGGACGCCGTGCCGGCAGCAGGGGTCCACGTAACCACTTTTTTCGGATGAAAGCGTTCATTGCAGGAACCTCGTCCTTGTAACGTCAGCCGTTCTTTGGCAGGTGGTCCGTGTAGAATCGCACCCAGTTCCGGTACATGATTTTCTCAATGTCATCCCGCGCGTAACCGCGGCCTTCGAGCAAGGGGACCAGCAGCTGGTAATCCGCGATGGAATCGACTTCGCAAGGCGCACCGTCTATGCCGCCCTGCCCGTCCGTATCGCCGCCGATCGCCACATGATCGGCATTACCGGCTAGCTGGCACACGTGATCGATATGATCGGCTACGTGGTTCAGTGTTATGTCCTCGCGCCGGTAGTGGTCCCGGCGGTTGTATCCCCCGGTGTTCGCCCAGTCGAGGGTGTACCACGGACAGAGCATCCAGGTATCCATGGATGCGCCGATGACGCCGCCCCGTTCGATGACGATCCGGAGTTGCTCGTCGGAGAACTGGCGCTGGCCGGGCACGAGGGCGCGGCAGTTCTGGTGGCTGGCCAGCACCGGACCTTCATACAAGTCCACGGCCTCGAAGAAACTCTCGTCCGAAATGTGGGTGAGATCGAGCAGCATGCCGCAGGCGGCCATCTCCCGCAGCAGGTCTGCCGCGGGCGCGAAGAGGCCGCCCTCCGAACCCGTGCCGTAGGCGTAGGTGCTCGGGCCGTAGTGGGTCAGGCTCACCACGCGGACCCCGACTTCGAACCATTCGTGTACCTGGTCCGGCCGGAGGATGGGATCGGCGCCTTCCATGCCGATGATGAACCCGACAGGCAGACCTTCGGTAACCTCCGCCTTCTCCCAGACTTCCACATGGCCGGCCAGGGCTTCCCCGTGCGTGAGTACGACGCCTTCCCCCTGTTCCGCCAGCATATGGTAGTAGGCCAACTGGCCACGGGCCGCACCATAGACCGCCGCGCTCCCGCGGAGACCGGCCAGTATGCTGTTTTCCCGTTTTCGCCGTACGGTGAACTTCATGAGCGCAGCCGCCACCCGGCCCCGACGCATTTCGGGCAGGCATGCAAAGGCCACGTTGCCCGAATCCCCGTCGGCCGCGCGCACTTCGGCCAGGGGCAGCGTGAGGTCCCGGTTCAACTCCACGCCGCCATAGGCCATGGGATAGTCACCGTCGAAAATGAGCATGGGAAAACGATACCGGCCGGCACCTGGGGTGTCAATACAATTCACCCCGGTAATCCGTTCGTATTCGCGCTGACCGCCTGTCCTTGCGTTTGCTTCGTCATGGACGTATAATAGGCGTCCGTGAAACTTGTATCGTAGTCAATACGTCTTACCGGAAAAGGCGTTTACGTTCACGGCGAACGTACCCACAAAGCTACGGATACCTTCCCTATGCGCGCATGTGTGCTGGTCGAACCGGGACGGATCGAAGCCCGCGACGATGTCGATCTTCCAGTCGCGGGACCGACGGACATAGTCGTGCGGGTGGAATCCGCCCTGACTTGCGGGACCGATCTCAAGGCATACCGGAGGGGGCATCACCTCATGCCGCCGCCGACCCTGTTCGGACACGAGTTCTCGGGGGTTGTTTACGACGTAGGAAGCAAGGTGGAGCGCTACTCCGTCGGACAGCCCGTCATGTCGGTACATACCGCGCCCTGTGGAAAGTGCGTCTACTGTAAGAGATCGCTTCAGAACCTGTGCCCGCACCTGACGAAGACGATGGCCCTGGGCGCATACGCCGAATACCTGAGGGTTCCCGGCACGGTGGTCGACGTGAACATGTACCCCAAGCCCGATGGTCTGGGCTATCGCGAAGCTGCCATGCTCGAACCACTGTCCTGCGTCACCTACTGTATCAGCCAGACGCTGGCGACGCGCACGGATACCGCGGTCGTGATCGGCGCCGGCGCCATCGGGTTGCTGCATGTCATGGTGCTGAAGGAAATGGGGGTCGGGCAGGTCATCGTCACGGGGCGACACGCATACCGGCTCGAAATGGCGAAGGCAGTCGGGGCGGACCTCGTCATCGACACCGACAGCGAGCACGCAACGGAAGCCGTGATGGACGCCACCGGAGGCCACGGTTCGCCCATTGTCTTCGAATGCACGGGATTGCCCGCGGTCTGGGAAGAAGCCGTAACCATGGTCAGCAGGGGCGGATGCGTCATCCTCTTCGGTGGTTGCCCCGGCGGTACGAAAGTCACGTACGATACGGCCCGGCTTCATTATGACCAGATCACCCTCAAGGGCATTTTTCATTTCACGCCGAAGGCGGTCCGGATCGCCTACGATTTGCTCGCGGACGGGCGGCTCGACGTTTCGCCCCTGATCACGGGAGACCGCACGCTGGAGGATGTTCCGGAGACCTTCCGAACCTTCCGCGGAAAGGATACGCTGAAGTACGCGATCATTCCCTGATTCGGCGGGGGTACCTTCCATGAAAGCAGCAAAAGTCTACGATATCGACGATATCCGTATCGAGGAGATGGATACGCCGGTCATCACGGCGCGGGACGCCCTTGTGAGGATGCACCGTTGCGGGATCTGCAGCGGGGACGTCACCCCCTGGTACATCCGGCGCAAGGCGCCCATCGTCATCGGGCACGAGCCGTCCGGTGTCGTGGAAGCCGTGGGCGACGAGGTCGAAGGGCTTTCCGCGGGGGACCGCGTTTTCATACACCACCACGCGCCCTGCTACCGGTGCCGCCACTGCCGCCGCGGAAACTTCACCATGTGCGCCACCTGGAAGAAGACCCGGCTCGATCCCGGCGGCGCGGCCGAATACGTGCGGGTCCCCGAGATCAACCTCCGCCACGACACCCTGGTCCTGCCTGATTCGGTTTCCTTCGACGACGGCGCGTTGATCGAGCCCGTTGCCTGCTCGGTCAAGGCGGTGGAACGGTCCCGTGTCCGCCCCGGCGACATCGTGCTCGTCATCGGACTGGGCTTGATGGGCGTCTTGAACGGAATCGTAGCCCGGCACTACGGCGCGAAGACGGTCATCGGGGCCGACAGAGTACCCTACCGACTGAACAAGGCGCTCGAACTCGGCATGGACCACGTGGTGGACGTACGGGAGCACGATCTCGCGGAGGCGGTACGTGAATTCACGGACGGCGTGATGGCCGACGTGGTGATCGTCGGTCCCGGCAGCATCGCGGCAATGGAGACCGGACTGACCTGTGTGGGCAAGGGCGGGATCGTGCTGCTTTTCATGTCCTCGCCGGAGGAGGATGTGCTTGCCTTCAGGCCCTTTGACCTGTACTTTAATGACGTATCGATCGTATGCAGTTATTCCTGCGGTCCTCGCGATACCCGCATGGCGCTGGACCTTATCGAGGCCGGTGTGGTAACTTCCGACCAGGTCGTTACGCACCGCTTTCCTTTATCGGAGACACGGAGGGGCATGGAGATTACCGCCGCCGCACAGGATTCATTGAAAGTGTTGATCCAGATCAACGGGTGAAGACCGCGCCAATGCGAATTCCGGCCGGTCGAGCCTATCCGGCCGGTTGGGCCATTCCGGCCAGTCGAGCCATTCCGGCCAATCGAGCCATTCCGGTCTGTCCGGCCAATCCGGACCGTCCGTCCACAAAATAGAAGGAGGAGTAGAAATGTCTGACTATGATATCCGGGAGCAGCTGCCCGGCAGCAACATACCCTATCTCAAGATTGCCATCGGCATCGTCGTGCTGCTGGTGTTGTACAACTCATACGCCGTCATTGGCGCCGGCGAGCGCGGCGTCGTGTTCAGCAAGTTCGGTGGCGTCCAGGACCGCGTCCTGTCCGAAGGCCTGCAGTTCAAGCTGCCCTTCATCGAGGACGTGATCCCCGTCGACGTCAAGATCAAGAAGTCGGAAACGGCCGCCACGGCCTCCACCAAGGACCTGCAGACCGTCTCATCCACAATTGCGCTCAACTATCACGTGGATCCCGGCGCGGTGAACACGGTCTACCAGGAAATCGGCATCTTCTTCAAGGAGCGGGTCATCGATCCGGCAGTGCAGGAAGCCGTCAAGGCGGTGTCCGCCCAGTACACCGCGGAGGAACTGATCACGCGCCGCGCCGACGTCAAGGATGAAATCAAGGAATCCCTCACGACTCGGCTGATAACCTTCAACATGATCGTAGACGAGTTCAACATCGTCGACTTCGCTTTTTCTCAGACCTTCAACATGGCGATCGAAGCCAAGCAGACGGCAGAGCAGCAGGCCCTGAAGGCCCAGCGCGACCTGGAGCGAATCCGCATCGAGGCCGAGCAGAAAGTGGCGCAAGCCCAGGCCGAAGCCGAGGCACAACGCCTGCAGCGCGCCACGATCACGCCGACCCTGCTGCAGTTGCGTGCGATCGAGAAGTGGGACGGACATTTCCCCCAGGTCATCGGCCAGGCCATGCCCTTCATCGATCTGAAGACGCTGGGACCCCAGACCAGGTAGGCCTGCAGGGACGCGTCGACGCAGACTGGCGACTGTCCTCTCAGGCGTGCGACGTTCGAATACCGCTTCATCAACGATCCCCGCAGGCGTAAAGGAGACAGGAGTTCTACATGATCGGTTTGAACAGTCCGGAGTTCACGCAAGCCGTCACCTCGCAGTGGGACGGCGAACGGGGTCCGGACGGGCGCCCCGTCGTGCCTGACAGCATCCTGAAACGGATGGAGAAAGTAACTATTGAGGAAGCATGGGGCGTCATCGGAGGAAAGGGATACAACTACCAGTTCGCGGGGGACTGGCAGATCCTCCACCCCGATCGCACCCTGGTCGGCCGCGCGGTGACCGGCGTCTACGTGCCCATCCGCCCCGACCTGGAATCGGCCATCCAGGCCGACGGCGCTGAACATGGCTGCATAGGCGGCCAGAACTCCTGGATCATCGATACGCTCGAACCCAACGACGTGATCGTCATCGACCTCTTCGGAAAGGTCAAGTTCGGCACCTTCGCCGGCGATAATCTCGGCAATTCCATCTATGCCAAGACCGGAACGGGCATGGTCATCGACGGAGGCATCCGGGACCTGCAGAGGCTTTACGAAATCCCCATGGCCTCCTACATCCGCGGAGTCGATCCCACGGCCATCGCCGACGTAACTCTTCTCGGCATCAACGTTCCGGTACGTATCGGCCTCGAAGCCACCTGCGTACCCGGGGACATCGTCCTCGGAACGCGGGAAGGGGTCATCTTCATTCCGCCGCACCTGGCGGAACAGGTTGTCATCGAATCGGAAGAAACCAGGATGCGGGACGCCTGGGGCCACCAGCAGCTTCGCGAGGGCACCTACACGCCTGGCGAGATCGACCGCGAATGGACCCCTGAGATGACGGCCGAATTCGAGGCCTGGCGGCAGCGGCAGGCCTCGGACGACCCGTAGTGTGATGCCGTAGCGAGGTACCTTCGTTACACCTGCAATGATACGCCGGAAAGCTGGAATCACGGACATCAGATCCCAAAACGGTCACCATCATTTCAGTATTTGCGCCGGACGGACAATTTGTGTTTGGCGACGATGGGTGATGTCCGTATAATCTATTAGAACGGTTCGTACTATTTCTTTCCATATTATCTAAGCCGCACGATTTATCTGAACTGCCCGATGGCCAGACCCTATTCGCCCACCCTCCTCGGATACGTACTATTGGGAC contains:
- a CDS encoding RraA family protein, with the protein product MIGLNSPEFTQAVTSQWDGERGPDGRPVVPDSILKRMEKVTIEEAWGVIGGKGYNYQFAGDWQILHPDRTLVGRAVTGVYVPIRPDLESAIQADGAEHGCIGGQNSWIIDTLEPNDVIVIDLFGKVKFGTFAGDNLGNSIYAKTGTGMVIDGGIRDLQRLYEIPMASYIRGVDPTAIADVTLLGINVPVRIGLEATCVPGDIVLGTREGVIFIPPHLAEQVVIESEETRMRDAWGHQQLREGTYTPGEIDREWTPEMTAEFEAWRQRQASDDP
- a CDS encoding alcohol dehydrogenase catalytic domain-containing protein, whose protein sequence is MKAAKVYDIDDIRIEEMDTPVITARDALVRMHRCGICSGDVTPWYIRRKAPIVIGHEPSGVVEAVGDEVEGLSAGDRVFIHHHAPCYRCRHCRRGNFTMCATWKKTRLDPGGAAEYVRVPEINLRHDTLVLPDSVSFDDGALIEPVACSVKAVERSRVRPGDIVLVIGLGLMGVLNGIVARHYGAKTVIGADRVPYRLNKALELGMDHVVDVREHDLAEAVREFTDGVMADVVIVGPGSIAAMETGLTCVGKGGIVLLFMSSPEEDVLAFRPFDLYFNDVSIVCSYSCGPRDTRMALDLIEAGVVTSDQVVTHRFPLSETRRGMEITAAAQDSLKVLIQING
- a CDS encoding zinc-binding dehydrogenase: MRACVLVEPGRIEARDDVDLPVAGPTDIVVRVESALTCGTDLKAYRRGHHLMPPPTLFGHEFSGVVYDVGSKVERYSVGQPVMSVHTAPCGKCVYCKRSLQNLCPHLTKTMALGAYAEYLRVPGTVVDVNMYPKPDGLGYREAAMLEPLSCVTYCISQTLATRTDTAVVIGAGAIGLLHVMVLKEMGVGQVIVTGRHAYRLEMAKAVGADLVIDTDSEHATEAVMDATGGHGSPIVFECTGLPAVWEEAVTMVSRGGCVILFGGCPGGTKVTYDTARLHYDQITLKGIFHFTPKAVRIAYDLLADGRLDVSPLITGDRTLEDVPETFRTFRGKDTLKYAIIP
- a CDS encoding prohibitin family protein, yielding MSDYDIREQLPGSNIPYLKIAIGIVVLLVLYNSYAVIGAGERGVVFSKFGGVQDRVLSEGLQFKLPFIEDVIPVDVKIKKSETAATASTKDLQTVSSTIALNYHVDPGAVNTVYQEIGIFFKERVIDPAVQEAVKAVSAQYTAEELITRRADVKDEIKESLTTRLITFNMIVDEFNIVDFAFSQTFNMAIEAKQTAEQQALKAQRDLERIRIEAEQKVAQAQAEAEAQRLQRATITPTLLQLRAIEKWDGHFPQVIGQAMPFIDLKTLGPQTR
- a CDS encoding membrane dipeptidase codes for the protein MLIFDGDYPMAYGGVELNRDLTLPLAEVRAADGDSGNVAFACLPEMRRGRVAAALMKFTVRRKRENSILAGLRGSAAVYGAARGQLAYYHMLAEQGEGVVLTHGEALAGHVEVWEKAEVTEGLPVGFIIGMEGADPILRPDQVHEWFEVGVRVVSLTHYGPSTYAYGTGSEGGLFAPAADLLREMAACGMLLDLTHISDESFFEAVDLYEGPVLASHQNCRALVPGQRQFSDEQLRIVIERGGVIGASMDTWMLCPWYTLDWANTGGYNRRDHYRREDITLNHVADHIDHVCQLAGNADHVAIGGDTDGQGGIDGAPCEVDSIADYQLLVPLLEGRGYARDDIEKIMYRNWVRFYTDHLPKNG